The genomic stretch GCAACCGCCGCCGCTGCGGCGGCGGTCACCGCCAGTTCTCCCAGAAAGCGGCGGCGGAGGGAGAAAACGTTAGCTGCTTGTACTGATGAtgttgcggcggcggcggcggctaaATCCGATGAGAATCATAAGCTGAAGAGAATTATGCATCGGGAAATCGAACGGCAGCGCCGCCAGGAAATGGCTACTCTTTATGCTTCTCTCCGGTCTCTCCTCCCTCTTGAATATGTAAAGGTAATTAACCACTGCTAGCTGCTGCTTGCTTTTGAGGTAATTTTCTTGGTTCTAATCAAACAACAATTCTGCTGTTAAATCTGGACAAAAACCACTAATAATGCAACTTTGCTCAAAAAAAGACGAAATTTCTGGCTCTTAGACCTCCCTATCGGAACTAATAGGCCAGATAGTGGAGGGATAAATCAGAAAGACTTGTTTGATGTCCAAAAAAACTACTGTGACCTGTCAGGATTTGATTATATGTTTTTGTCCTTAATTTACCACTCAGAAACCAACTGAATGCATAGCTCTCAAACTCCGACCTGTCGATTATATGTTTTTTTCCATAATTTACCACTCAGAAaatgtaattatgttttgttgtACGGTACAGGGAAAACGTTCGACATCGGATCACATGCACGAAGCGTTGAATTACATTAAACAAATGCAGAAAAATGTTCAAGAATTGGAGAGGAGGAGAGACGGGCTAAAGACGGCCGGGTCGTCCACTTCGAGTTCCCATAATTTGGAGAAAACCGGAAGCCCAGATCAGAAAACCGGTTCTCCCCCGAACTTCGTCTCCGTCAGCCGTTGCCGGGACGGCGTCGAGATTCTGATCAACAGTGTCGCCGGCGAGAGGGGCTGTTTCCCCCTGTCAAGAGTGCTGAGAGCGCTGCACAACGAAGGGGTTAACGTTGTCAGCTGCGATTCCACCAAAGCAGATACTAGGTTGCTTCATAGGGTTCAGTCTGAGGTACAATGAAAAAACAATTTTCTCATCATAAATCTAGAATTAGGGTTTTGCTCAAGCATTTCATCATTTAATTCTCACTTCAGCTGTGGCTGGAGAGCCAAGCCTAACATCTTGATTGCTGCCAGccaccttgtggtctagtggcacccggttgcaccccatatGCAAGGGGGCGGGTTTGAGTGGAGGCGATGCTGaatctttgtgtttcagtaaattgagaaagtagttatgaacaaatattacattgtaacagagtcaataatactaaaaaatatgcTAAATAAGtatgaagaaattaaattacaCATTTATTATCAATTATAATTTCTGGTATAGTGATAAATACTTGATTATAACATATTCAATGTAATTCTTGCAGGTCTCAGGTGAAAAATCCATAGATCTTCAGGCCTTGCAACAAAAGTTAACTGAGGTTATCAATAACTTTTAGCATATTCATAGGTCGTTGTTCTTGTCCATGTTGCTTGCTACTTTCTCTCAATTTGCTACATGTATTAGTGTCATAATGTGGGTTTCTCTGGGAGAATTTTCGCAAGTTGCAcagataaaataaaaagaggaaAATGCTTGTTTTTTGTCCTATATATCTCACAGTCATCTTTACTTTTCATATTTATTGAGTAGTTGTATTCAACTAAACGTCAAATGAATTAATCATATAAAGTCATAACAACCCGTAAATGATAGTCAGACAGTAATTTTTTAGTTACTTTTCTGTAGATAAGAACCACTTAATTAGGTAAGTATATCAGACAAGCTAAGTGTTCAACCTCAATTATTAGTCCATGCTTGGTTGGAAAATTCAATAATGCCATACAACATATATActgatatatttttaatgaacATTGCAGTCTATGAATTTAGATGATCCAAATATAGTACGTTCTTTAAAGGTTTGAGCATTAATAGTTAATAGGAATAAAAACATCATGGTTTTATTCTGTAATTACTTACCTGtttcataattttattcttttttttttttgctctcaTCATGGTACTATTATTGCATCTTCAATTCATCATCTGAATTATCTAGAGAATTCAGATATTTGTCATTATATACTAAATGGGCTGCAGATAATATTGGTGTTTTAAGGGACATGCAATAAATTCTATAGGGATCTGCACTGTTAAATTTGGTGGATGGAGTGTCTCCTCTTATTTCCATTTATTGGACAGAGAAGACAAAATTCTTTCATTCCAATACCCCCTATTTTGGAGGGATACCATtgaacaaccaaaaaaaaaaaaaaaaactcccatATTTTAGCttgacaaaataataaaagagtAAATTAAATTACAGTAATTTAGCGGCTTACTAGGTGAGAGGGGTGTGCTGATCGAGTGTCCACAAAGAACCTATCACATTAAGTATAATTCTCACGTTTCAACTATTAGGAGTCGATCCCATATCCTTGCCTAGCTGATGTGATATATATGATTGTCTATTTGTCTATTGTGCAGAAATGATTTAGTCTGATTATACATTCCATGAGTGACTAGTGCTTCCATTGCCTTCTTACTTCACAGTACTTCATCTTCTGGTAATCTGGTGTACATAATCTTAGTACATCTGAGTTATACTACCCCTATGGTCACATAGGGTTTCTttaatttggttgaaaatgacattttcgataatcttaaaaatttttaaaaaatttgttattacaaaataccaacaaaaattataagaaaactTATTAATCAGTAAAGTTATTAAACGTGTTAACGGagttatgattataattaaCATAAGTAAATTAAAAACAGCCAATGACCTTATGGTTTAGTGACACTCGGTTGCACCATATGTGGAAGGGGGTGATTTgagtctctttgtgcttcagtagggtGTTATCTCTTTATGCTTCAATacgttgagaaagtaattatgaacatatactacattgtaacggagtcagtagtattaaaaaaaaagtaaattaaaaataagttggGTAGGTAACATGCAATGATTTGATGATAAATATACATACTAACTTGCTGGTCCATGATATTATTACACTGCCAGATGAAAATGGAATCCATCTTCTGATACAATGAGGTGTATGAACTATACAGTAATAAATGGGggttcaaattaaataattatttttaataattggaGCAATTAAATTGTACTATTGGAGTCTCCCAATTATTGAGGAACCAAATCAAAACATAGTACGTGCTATGTTTGCCCGCcgaaaaacatttcttttgACGAAAGTGCTGTAATCCGCCAAAATTATTGACAAAACTCTTTTCCCCACCACCAAATCATCACGTGCTAAAAATGTAACCTAGCTGATTTGACAGTAGTTTCATcaaattgcattatatatatatatatatatatatatatatatatatatatatatatatatatatatatatatatatatatatatatatatataaacttagtTATAATGTGCACGCAATTAAATTAATGTCTAAcatgataattaaaataaataaatgcttagtataatttttaaatataaaaaagtaatcaaagtaaaataaaaataaatatttttaatatgattaaaatGAGCATTTTGAACGTGTAATAAACAAGTACTCCGTAGTAAAGATGAGTATTATGGTAGATAATTATAATcaacaataaaaattatgtcCTAACAAGTTTCatgttaaaataaattaagtcttATTAATGCGATATTGATGAGTTAGTAAAacgtaacttttttttaaagtgataTAATTATAATAGGATTACTGATATTGTTGAAGACCAATTAAAGAGTTATGCAATAAAATTATAGCGTATGGATTCATAAGTTTTCATTGTGTATATGATTTGGGACCTCAATTGTCGTTATATGTTGTATACTATTTATCTTGTAAACActcattgatattttaaaatattaatttttttccagtAAGATTGTTTAGATAATGATTTtgcaattaaatttttaaagtatgGGTAGATAAATTTTGTGTCTCATACATAATAGATCAACGTGTAAtaaaatgtacttttaaattaaagtaatatagATTTggtatagaaaattaaaatttgtgctacaacaaataatGTTTGATTTAACCAAAGAAAAGACAATGTATCCttagaataattatagtatgacattcatattattttaagatgaagattaaaaaaataatagcttccactttttttttaatagttgaaagaaacaaatcaaattaaataaatattagtatattttaattcGATCTTGCCACAAAGAAGAACATAGCTgaaaaaataatagatttttttaaaaaaaaaatgacacggATTTCATTTTGTGTACactaatttaatttctaaaatgtatatgttaattaaagtaatatagatttgaagaataataaaaatttaatggagtatttttttactaaagttttgtatataaatgaaaaataaaaagacaaagaTGGTAAGTTTAAAAATGTCTTACCATTGTATAATGAATAAATTGAAATATACAAGTTATTAATGCATATTACTACAcgaacataatttttaattccTTTATAAGCTTACCAACATTGATttttattatgtgtgtgtgagagagagagaaaattgcTTCTAGGGTTTCTATTTTatcaaacttataaataaaaGGTTGTATCATGTATAAATATTAAGTGCTAGCattatgtcaaaagttataacttgTTATGCATTGTGTAGCAACCGATGCCACAACATGTTTTTAATGGGACTAAACATGCTTATTCAAACCTGTGATATGCTCTAATACCAGTTGTCAAAATCAAACATTTATCACTACGCcaaaaataataactaatagtgaatacgcaactttatttc from Ipomoea triloba cultivar NCNSP0323 chromosome 12, ASM357664v1 encodes the following:
- the LOC115999835 gene encoding transcription factor bHLH120-like, translated to MFPLQRNEDLVFQILSTPDIPSQQNKISQDLIFDSNNNYGFAPLDFASGAHHHDFAATAAAAAAVTASSPRKRRRREKTLAACTDDVAAAAAAKSDENHKLKRIMHREIERQRRQEMATLYASLRSLLPLEYVKGKRSTSDHMHEALNYIKQMQKNVQELERRRDGLKTAGSSTSSSHNLEKTGSPDQKTGSPPNFVSVSRCRDGVEILINSVAGERGCFPLSRVLRALHNEGVNVVSCDSTKADTRLLHRVQSEVSGEKSIDLQALQQKLTEVINNF